One region of Camelina sativa cultivar DH55 chromosome 6, Cs, whole genome shotgun sequence genomic DNA includes:
- the LOC104790479 gene encoding ABC transporter B family member 22-like, translating into MKSFRSIRSIFMHADSVDLMLMGLGSLGAIADGFITPITFFITGLLLNNIGGSSVADETFMHSIMKNVVALLYVASASLVICFVEGYCWTRTGERQSSRMRKRYLRAVLRQDVGYFDLHVASTSDVITSVSSDTLVIQDVLSEKLPNFLMNASAFVASYIVGFIMLWRLTIVGFPFFIVLLIPGLVCGRALISISRKIREEYNEAGTIAEQAISLVRTVYAFGSERKMKSKFSAALQGSVKLGLQQGLAKGITIGSNGIVYAIWGFMTWYGSRMVMYHGAKGGTIFATIICITYGGSSLGRGLLNLKYFSEAAVAGERIIKVIKRVPNIDSDNKDGQILHKVKGEVEFKHVKFMYPSRPETSICDDFCLKVPSGKTVALVGGSGSGKSTVISLLQRFYDPVAGDILIDGVSISKLQVKWLRSQMGLVSQEPALFATSIQENILFGKEDASMDEVVEAAKASNAHNFISQFPHAYKTQVGERGIQMSGGQKQRIAIARAIIKSPTLLLLDEATSALDSESERVVQEALDNASIGRTTIVIAHRLSTIRNADFICVVHNGCIVETGSHEELVKNLDGQYAFLTSLQQLGNEERNDNINVSTQGGQVSILNQDLKYSPKISIQSRSNLFSTSSTDTNLPGLTLKDKKTLKPSFKRLMAMNKPEWKHALYGCLSAALYGAIQPLYSYVSGSMVSVYFLTSHDEIKEKARVYVLLFLGLAIFSFVISIIQHYSFAYMGEYLTKRVRENIISKLLTFEVSWFDEEENSSGVICSRLAKDANVVRSLVGERVSLLVQTISAVSIACTLGMVIAWKFAIVMIAVQPVVVLCFYGHRIILKSLSQKAIEAQDESSKLAAEAVSNIRTITSFSSQERIIKLLERVQEGPRRENIRQSWLAGIVLAASRSVMTCISVLNFWYGSRLIADGKIMSKEFFELFIVFVSTGRVIADAGAMTTDLAKGSDAVMSVFAVLDRCTTIEPENTDGYLPEKMKGQIRFVNVDFAYPTRPDVIIFKNFSIEINEGKSTAIVGTSGSGKSTVISLIERFYDPLNGIVKIDGRDIKSYHLRSLRQHIALVSQEPVLFAGTIRENIMYGGISDKIDESEVIVAAKAANAHAFILSLSNGYDTYCGDRGIQLSGGQKQRIAIARAVLRNPSVLLLDEATSALDNQSERIVQDALECLLVGRTSVVIAHRLSTIQNCDMITVLDKGEVVESGTHSSLLGKGPTGIYFSLVSHQTTHC; encoded by the exons atgaagagtttTCGGAGCATAAGATCGATATTCATGCATGCCGACAGTGTGGATTTAATGCTGATGGGATTAGGTTCACTCGGAGCCATCGCTGATGGTTTCATCACTCCTATAACATTTTTCATCACCGGCTTGCTGCTGAACAACATCGGTGGTTCCTCAGTCGCTGATGAAACCTTCATGCATTCCATCATGAAG AACGTTGTAGCTCTGCTTTATGTGGCTTCTGCATCTTTGGTGATATGTTTCGTTG aaggaTATTGCTGGACAAGGACAGGGGAGAGACAATCATCACGAATGAGAAAGAGGTACTTACGAGCAGTATTAAGACAAGATGTGGGTTACTTTGATCTTCATGTAGCAAGCACTTCTGATGTTATCACTAGTGTCTCAAGTGACACCCTCGTCATCCAAGATGTCCTTAGTGAAAAG TTACCAAACTTTTTGATGAATGCATCGGCGTTTGTCGCAAGCTACATCGTGGGATTCATCATGTTATGGAGACTCACCATCGTAGGCTTCCCGTTCTTTATTGTCCTCTTGATCCCTGGACTGGTGTGCGGACGAGCCCTTATCAGCATCTCGAGAAAAATACGTGAAGAGTACAATGAGGCTGGTACTATTGCTGAGCAAGCTATCTCGTTGGTACGAACCGTGTATGCATTTGGTAGTGAGAGGAAGATGAAATCAAAATTCTCGGCTGCGCTTCAAGGCTCGGTGAAGCTAGGACTACAACAAGGACTAGCTAAAGGAATCACCATTGGGAGCAACGGTATCGTTTACGCCATCTGGGGGTTCATGACTTGGTACGGCAGTCGGATGGTTATGTACCACGGCGCCAAAGGTGGTACTATCTTCGCAACCATCATATGTATCACCTATGGTGGCTC ATCACTTGGTCGAGGTTTGTTGAATCTCAAATATTTCTCAGAGGCGGCTGTAGCAGGGGAAAGGATTATCAAAGTGATTAAAAGAGTTCCCAATATTGATTCAGATAACAAGGATGGTCAAATTTTACATAAAGTAAAAGGAGAAGTCGAATTTAAGCATGTGAAATTCATGTACCCGTCTAGACCTGAAACCTCAATCTgtgatgatttttgtttgaaagtTCCAAGTGGGAAAACTGTGGCTTTGGTGGGAGGAAGCGGCTCGGGAAAATCAACTGTGATATCTCTTCTTCAAAGGTTTTATGATCCAGTCGCGGGAGATATTCTCATTGATGGCGTGTCCATTAGTAAGTTACAAGTGAAATGGTTGAGATCACAAATGGGTCTTGTTAGCCAAGAGCCAGCACTCTTTGCCACATCAATACAAGAGAACATACTTTTTGGTAAGGAGGACGCATCCATGGATGAAGTAGTGGAAGCTGCCAAGGCCTCTAATGCTCATAATTTCATTTCTCAGTTCCCTCATGCGTATAAAACTCAG GTTGGGGAAAGAGGAATACAAATGTCAGGGGGTCAGAAGCAAAGGATTGCAATTGCACGTGCGATAATTAAATCACCAACACTTCTCCTTCTAGACGAGGCAACAAGCGCGTTGGACTCAGAATCCGAAAGGGTAGTCCAAGAAGCCTTGGACAATGCTTCTATTGGTCGTACAACTATAGTTATTGCTCACCGTCTTTCTACAATTCGTAACGCTGATTTTATTTGTGTAGTCCACAACGGTTGCATAGTAGAAACTGGATCACACGAAGAGCTTGTGAAAAATTTAGATGGTCAGTACGCTTTTCTAACCAGCTTACAACAGCTGGgaaatgaagaaagaaatgaTAATATCAATGTAAGTACGCAAGGGGGTCAAGTCTCGATTTTGAACCAAGATTTGAAGTATAGTCCAAAGATTTCTATTCAAAGCCGGTCAAACTTGTTCTCGACTTCAAGCACTGATACAAATCTTCCTGGTTTGACTCTAAAGGATAAGAAGACGCTTAAACCATCGTTTAAGAGATTGATGGCGATGAATAAACCAGAGTGGAAACATGCATTGTATGGTTGCTTAAGTGCAGCCCTATATGGGGCCATACAACCACTATATTCATATGTTTCAGGATCGATGGTGTCAGTTTATTTTCTAACGAGCCATGATGAGATCAAGGAGAAAGCAAGGGTATATGTGTTGCTCTTTCTTGGTCTAGCTATATTCAGTTTTGTGATCAGTATCATTCAACATTATAGTTTTGCTTACATGGGCGAATATCTAACAAAACGTGTCcgagaaaatattatttcaaagtTATTGACCTTTGAAGTAAGCTGGTTCGATGAAGAAGAGAACTCGAGTGGTGTAATTTGCTCTAgactagcaaaagatgcaaacgTG GTGAGATCTCTTGTTGGCGAACGGGTGTCATTGTTAGTACAAACTATATCGGCAGTAAGCATCGCTTGCACACTTGGTATGGTCATCGCATGGAAATTCGCCATTGTGATGATTGCGGTACAACCAGTGGTTGTTTTGTGCTTCTACGGACATCGTATTATACTCAAAAGCTTATCCCAAAAAGCCATTGAAGCCCAAGACGAGAGCAGCAAACTAGCTGCGGAAGCTGTCTCAAACATCCGAACCATCACATCTTTCTCATCACAAGAACGAATCATAAAGTTATTAGAAAGAGTTCAAGAAGGTCCACGAAGAGAAAACATCCGACAATCGTGGTTAGCAGGGATAGTGCTTGCAGCTTCACGAAGCGTCATGACGTGCATTTCAGTTTTGAACTTCTGGTACGGGAGTAGACTTATTGCTGATGGGAAGATAATGTCTAAAGAATTCTTTGAGTTGTTTATAGTCTTTGTGAGTACGGGTCGCGTTATTGCAGACGCTGGAGCCATGACAACGGATCTAGCTAAGGGCTCGGATGCGGTTATGTCTGTGTTTGCAGTGTTAGATCGATGCACAACCATTGAGCCGGAGAATACGGATGGATACCTCCCTGAAAAAATGAAAGGACAAATCAGATTTGTCAATGTGGACTTCGCTTACCCAACACGACCCGATGTGATTATATTCAAGAACTTCTCCATTGAGATCAATGAAGGGAAGTCTACAGCAATTGTCGGTACAAGCGGGTCAGGTAAATCCACAGTAATTAGCTTAATCGAGCGGTTCTATGACCCATTAAATGGTATTGTGAAAATCGATGGTCGCGATATAAAATCGTATCATTTGAGATCGCTTCGTCAACACATAGCTTTGGTTAGTCAAGAGCCAGTGCTTTTTGCTGGGACGATTAGAGAGAACATCATGTATGGAGGAATATCAGACAAGATCGACGAGTCTGAGGTTATCGTGGCGGCAAAGGCAGCGAATGCTCATGCTTTCATCTTATCATTATCGAACGGCTATGACACGTACTGCGGAGATAGAGGTATACAATTGTCAGGTGGTCAAAAACAAAGGATAGCAATTGCTCGAGCTGTTCTAAGAAACCCATCAGTGTTGCTTCTTGATGAAGCTACAAGCGCTCTAGACAACCAGTCAGAACGTATTGTGCAAGACGCGCTCGAGTGTTTGTTGGTTGGGAGGACAAGCGTTGTGATTGCACATAGACTTAGCACGATTCAAAACTGTGACATGATAACTGTTTTAGACAAAGGGGAAGTTGTCGAGTCTGGAACACACTCTTCCTTGTTGGGAAAAGGTCCCACGGGCATCTATTTTTCATTGGTGAGTCACCAGACAACTCACTGTTGA